One window from the genome of Mastacembelus armatus chromosome 18, fMasArm1.2, whole genome shotgun sequence encodes:
- the LOC113139032 gene encoding NACHT, LRR and PYD domains-containing protein 5-like, with the protein MSERRKRSRRSVSTDASISEDRPPDQTLGSCREEASSQISADESVVGEGSMFMRPDFGKESPRGSQQSDTESETHSCLPMKSDSSMYHPPDMAQEETERQSTEGPSSPRRRKKLKKEPEHQREAEEQTGYVHHSKAKQALKEAMQNKFALTSEGSGDQWGPLNSIYTALYTITGEIGGPPEEHEFRRFERKLKKKLSTEIDLLEIFRPSPGPEKPPRTVLTQGVAGIGKSFAVQKFILDWANEEANLDIDFVFSLAFRELNLIKGKKSLHQLLTEFHPVLRELKDSEDYVRSKVILILDGLDESRLQLDFKSNRKVTSVSEETSLRNLLANLIQGNLLPDANLWITSRPVAANQIPVEYVDMVTEIRGFNDPQKKDYFKKRFSQDLSLADRIISHIQSSQSLDIMCQIPIFCWISALLFQEVFRGDEKTETPQTLTEMMAHFLFVQTKHTSRKKDKKTEKSREQLLKTHREFLLKLGKLAFVELQKNNLIFYEEDLKDCGVDIKEAPIYSGFFNAVLREEEVFSQKKVFFFVHLTVQEFFAALFVYECLTNKRTSELSEFLDLKEQKELSLLDLLKMTVDKVLEVKNVNLDFFLRFLLGLMVEPNRRVLQGLLTSPDPSQETDKKILTYLKSIRRKTLSPDSCVRLFQAMVEMRDHKVKDEIQEYLKLTDRSKTDLTPLHCSALAYMLQVSKNDLDVLDLKSFHTSEEGRRRLIPAVRSSRKAILADCKVILEWVKHLVFALKFPYSCLRDLDLSNNDLKDEGVKQLCDGLSRQCCRLQALRLSGCLITEKGCEFLASAMKSNPSNLIELDLSYNHPGDSGKKLLTELQNDPGYKLSQLSVEHGGIHRLKPGFKKYACELTLDPSTAHQNLQLSEGNRKVSWAVEEQKYPHHEERFDHWPQVLCERGLDGRSYWELDVEEPFHIGVTYRTIGRKGDESHCRLGHNDKSWSLICSNDGCFVLHHNDKFPVCSFSPRSSRVGVYLDWPAGTLSFYRISSDSLTRLYTFKTQFTEPLYPAVELISTGSSASFCRLT; encoded by the exons ATGtctgagaggaggaagaggagcaggaggtccGTGTCAACAGATGCGTCCATATCAGAGGACAGACCCCCTGATCAGACCCTCGGATCCTGCAGAGAAGAAGCCAG TTCACAGATCAGTGCAGATGAGTCCGTCGTGGGTGAGGGATCCATGTTCATGAGACCGGACTTTGGCAAAGAGAGCCCCAGAGG TTCACAGCAAAGTGACACTGAATCTGAAACTCACAGCTGTCTCCCCATGAAGAGTGATAGTTCCATGTACCATCCCCCCGACATGGCACAAGAAGAAACAGAACG TCAGTCGACTGAGGGGCCATCCAGCCCAAGGCGTCGAAAGAAACTCAAAAAAGAGCCTGAACATCAGAGAGAGGCTGAGGAGCAAACTG GATATGTCCATCACTCGAAGGCAAAGCAGGCTCTGAAGGAagcaatgcaaaacaaatttgCTTTGACGTCTGAAGGCAGTGGTGACCAATGGGGTCCCCTGAACAGCATCTACACAGCTCTCTACACCATCACTGGGGAAATCGGAGGGCCACCCGAGGAGCACGAGTTCAGACGCTTTGAACGTAAATTGAAAAAGAAGTTGTCTACAGAAATCGACCTCCTTGAAATCTTCAGACCTTCCCCTGGTCCAGAGAAACCACCTAGAACAGTCCTGACACAGGGCGTCGCAGGTATTGGAAAGTCATTTGCTGTGCAGAAGTTTATCCTTGACTGGGCCAATGAGGAAGCAAACCTggatattgattttgttttcagtcttgcTTTCCGAGAACTGAACTTgataaaaggaaagaaaagcttGCACCAGCTTCTGACAGAATTTCACCCTGTGCTCCGCGAACTGAAAGATTCGGAGGATTACGTCAGATCTAAGGTTATACTGATCCTGGACGGactggatgaaagcagactcCAACTGGACTTTAAGAGCAATAGGAAGGTAACGTCTGTCAGTGAAGAGACATCTCTGCGTAACCTCCTGGCAAACCTGATCCAGGGTAATCTTCTTCCAGATGCAAACCtctggataacttcccgaccagtagcagccaatcagatccctGTAGAGTATGTCGACATGGTGACAGAGATAAGAGGGTTCAATGACCCACAAAAAAAGGATTATTTTAAGAAGAGATTTAGTCAGGACTTGAGTCTTGCTGACAGGATCATTTCACATATCCAGTCATCACAGAGTCTGGACATCATGTGCCAGATCCCGATCTTCTGTTGGATTTCTGCTTTGTTATTTCAGGAAGTCTTTAGGGgagatgaaaaaacagaaactcctCAAACCCTGACAGAGATGATGGCACATTTCCTCTTTgttcagacaaaacacacaagcagaaagaaagacaagaagacagagaagagcagagagcagctgctgaagacacacagagaattTCTTCTGAAACTGGGCAAACTTGCGTTTGTTGAGCTGCAGAAGAACAACCTCATCTTCTATGAGGAAGACCTAAAGGACTGTGGCGTTGACATAAAAGAAGCACCTATTTACTCTGGATTTTTCAATGCAGTTCTTAGGGAAGAGGAAGTGTTTTCTCAGAAGAAGGTCTTCTTCTTTGTGCACCTGACCGTACAGGAGTTCTTTGCAGCTCTTtttgtgtatgaatgtttgACAAACAAGAGAACATCAGAGCTCAGCGAATTCCTTGATCTGaaggagcaaaaagaactaAGTTTGCTTGATCTCCTAAAGATGACAGTTGACAAAGTGCTAGAGGTGAAGAACGTCAACCTGGACTTCTTCCTGCGATTCCTTCTTGGTCTTATGGTTGAACCCAACCGGAGGGTCCTTCAGGGTCTGCTGACATCACCAGACCCAAGCCAAGAAACCGACAAGAAAATCTTGACTTACCTCAAATCCATCCGAAGGAAGACCCTCTCTCCAGACAGCTGCGTCCGCCTCTTCCAGGCCATGGTCGAGATGAGAGACCATAAAGTTAAAGATGAGATTCAGGAATACCTGAAGCTGACAGATCGTTCAAAAACAGACCTGACTCCCCTGCACTGCTCTGCcctggcctacatgctgcaggtATCAAAGAACGATCTGGACGTGTTGGACCTGAAGAGTTTCCACACGTCAGAGGAAGGTCGAAGAAGACTGATACCAGCtgtgaggagcagcaggaaggCAAT ACTTGCAGACTGTAAGGTTATTCTGGAGTGGGTCAAACATCTGGTCTTTGCTCTCAAGTTCCCCTACTCATGCCTAAGAGATCTGGACCTAAGCAACAATGACCTGAAAGATGAAGGAGTAAaacagctctgtgatggactgtcgAGACAATGCTGCAGACTCCAGGCACTCAG GTTGTCTGGCTGCCTGATCACAGAGAAAGGCTGTGAGTTTCTAGCCTCTGCTatgaagtccaacccctccaaTCTGAtagagctggacctgagctacaaccatCCAGGTGACTCAGGAAAGAAACTACTCACCGAGCTACAGAACGATCCCGGATACAAACTGAGTCAACTCAG TGTTGAACATGGTGGAATTCACCGGCTGAAACCTGGATTCAAGAAAT ATGCCTGTGAGCTCACTCTGGACCCCAGTACAGCCCACCAGAACCTCCAGCTATCTGAGGGGAACAGAAAGGTGAGCTGGGCGGTAGAGGAGCAGAAATATCCCCATCATGAAGAAAGGTTTGATCACTGGCCCCAGGTCCTGTGTGAGCGCGGTCTAGATGGGCGCAGCTACTGGGAGCTTGACGTGGAGGAGCCCTTCCACATTGGGGTAACTTACAGAACCATTGGCAGGAAAGGGGACGAGAGTCATTGCAGGCTGGGACACAATGACAAGTCCTGGAGTCTGATTTGCTCTAATGATGGTTGTTTTGTTCTTCACCACAACGACAAGTTCCCTGTTTGTTCCTTCTCGCCACGTTCCAGTCGGGTCGGAGTGTATCTGGACTGGCCGGCTGgcactctgtccttctacagGATTTCCTCTGACAGTCTGACCCGCCTCTACACCTTCAAAACACAGTTCACAGAGCCTCTTTATCCTGCTGTAGAACTCATTTCAACTGGTTCCTCTGCATCATTTTGCCGTTTAACATAA
- the LOC113141803 gene encoding transmembrane protein 184C-like has product MPCSCAEWRRWIRPLVLVLYALLLVAVLPLCIWELQKDKVGTHSKAWFIAGIFVFLTIPISLWGILQHMVHYTQPELQKPIIRILWMVPIYSLDSWLALRYPSLAIYVDTCRECYEAYVIYNFLVFLLNFLSNQYPSLVLMLEVQQQQSHLPPLCCCPPWPMGEVLLYRCKLGVLQYTVVRPVTTVIALICQLCGVYDEANFSFRNAWSYLVIINNISQLFAMYCLLLLYRALRDELTPIRPVGKFLCVKLVVFVSFWQAVFIAFLVKVGVISDKHTWDWDSVEAVATGLQDFIICIEMFLAAIAHHYTFTYKPYVQEAEEGSCFDSFLAMWDFSDIRADVTEQVRHVGRTFLGRPNKMYFGASVRPEHTEHTGLLTATSQDPIAVATTSMPSSPSSTGRYQGLGHTPAPHSISAPAGFTSASWEDDSDHSPPQEGGTQ; this is encoded by the exons ATGCCGTGTTCCTGTGcagagtggaggaggtggatCCGACCGCTGGTTCTGGTCCTGTATGCTCTGCTGCTGGTGGCCGTGCTGCCGCTCTGCATCTGGGAGCTGCAGAAAGACAAG GTTGGGACTCACAGCAAAGCCTGGTTCATAGCTGGCATCTTCGTCTTTCTCACCATCCCAATTTCACTGTGGGGGATTCTGCAGCATATGGTGCACTACACGCAGCCTGAGCTGCAGAAGCCCATCATCAG AATACTATGGATGGTGCCGATCTACAGTTTGGACAGT TGGCTGGCTCTGCGGTATCCCAGCCTGGCCATCTACGTGGACACGTGCCGGGAGTGTTACGAGGCCTACGTCATCTACAACTTCCTGGTGTTCCTGCTGAACTTCCTTAGTAACCAATACCCGAGCCTGGTGCTAATGTTGgaggtccagcagcagcagtcacaccTGCCCCCACTCTGCTGCTGCCCACCATGGCCCATGGGGGA GGTGCTGCTGTACAGATGTAAGTTGGGAGTCCTCCAGTACACTGTGGTCAGACCTGTAACCACAGTGATAGCACT GATCTGTCAGCTCTGTGGAGTTTATGACGAAGCCAACTTCAGCTTCAGAAACGCCTGGTCCTACCTGGTCATAATCAACAATATATCACAGCTG TTTGCCATGTACTGTCTGCTGTTGCTGTACCGAGCTCTCAGAGACGAGTTGACTCCCATCAGGCCTGTGGGAAAGTTCCTGTGTGTCAAACTGGTGGTGTTTGTCTCCTTCTG GCAAGCTGTATTTATCGCATTCCTGGTGAAGGTCGGAGTGATCTCCGACAAACACACCTGGGACTGGGACAGTGTGGAGGCTGTGGCTACTGGACTCCAG gACTTCATTATCTGCATAGAGATGTTTCTGGCTGCCATCGCTCACCACTACACCTTCACCTACAAGCCCTACGTCCAg GAAGCAGAGGAGGGCTCGTGTTTCGACAGCTTTCTGGCCATGTGGGATTTCTCTGATATTAGAGCTGATGTCACGGAGCAGGTCCGCCATGTCG GTCGAACATTCCTGGGTCGACCCAACAAGATGTATTTCGGTGCGTCTGTTCGACCCGAACATACTGAACACACTGGCCTCCTCACCGCAACCTCCCAGGACCCCATCGCCGTGGCAACTACATCAATGCCCTCCTCCCCATCATCAACTGGGAGGTACCAAGGCCTCGGCCACACTCCCGCCCCCCACTCTATCTCAGCTCCTGCAGGGttcacctctgcctcctggGAGGACGACAGCGACCACTCACCTCCTCAGGAGGGTGGCACCCAATAA